One stretch of Tepiditoga spiralis DNA includes these proteins:
- a CDS encoding thioredoxin family protein: MKKLLNFKFSIFVMLIISISIFSVPLNNFVLRNFNDAFTVSKITGKKVIIMFSSEECYYCKKFEEEILTNKDVQKWLRTEFVFAEITAKNDGTADFRNKKYTYPQLFGAFGVRGTPTFVFFEDEDNFLGSIPGYVEANTFENLLKYLLFKDNTKVQFQDFIKKDYGINIRKRSLNLNKKDIETLLKIDPNTKIYNKSYDDYTNVVVDNENNNYKNFIIIKEKSKK; encoded by the coding sequence ATGAAAAAATTATTAAATTTTAAATTTTCAATTTTTGTTATGCTAATTATTTCTATTAGTATTTTTTCTGTTCCATTAAACAATTTTGTTTTAAGAAACTTCAATGATGCATTTACAGTTTCCAAAATAACAGGAAAGAAAGTCATTATAATGTTTTCTTCAGAAGAATGTTATTATTGTAAGAAGTTTGAAGAAGAAATATTAACCAATAAAGATGTTCAAAAATGGTTGAGAACAGAATTTGTATTTGCAGAAATAACTGCTAAAAATGATGGAACGGCTGATTTTAGAAATAAAAAGTATACATATCCACAACTTTTTGGAGCATTTGGAGTTAGAGGAACTCCAACCTTTGTTTTTTTTGAGGATGAAGATAATTTTTTGGGTTCTATACCAGGATATGTTGAAGCTAATACATTTGAAAATTTGTTGAAATATCTTTTGTTTAAAGATAATACAAAGGTTCAATTTCAAGACTTCATAAAAAAAGATTATGGAATAAATATAAGAAAAAGAAGTTTAAATTTAAATAAGAAAGATATAGAAACTTTATTAAAAATAGATCCAAATACTAAAATATATAATAAATCTTATGATGATTATACAAATGTTGTTGTAGACAATGAAAATAATAATTATAAAAATTTTATTATTATAAAAGAAAAAAGTAAAAAATAA
- a CDS encoding ATP-binding cassette domain-containing protein, with the protein MLENVITMSNFNLFINEEKILNDINLEIFSGETILLYGPRNSGKSALLRSFVHLNEELFNKVVGVGEIRFEDKDVRTIDKKLLRSLIIYSDTSFVENLNFLTLHEILQLSIGLKINEITTEHFDMLEKLNIAHYFSDLDMLKKYDNLSSWSMAEKISLITFISLARNPSVFMFDCILDHLDDFVLKDVKNLLLKIKEERTLIISTRNFSLFSDICDKVILLDKGSIKFHGSKDNFMINFPE; encoded by the coding sequence ATGTTAGAAAATGTAATAACTATGTCTAATTTTAATCTTTTTATAAATGAAGAAAAAATTTTAAATGATATAAATCTTGAAATTTTTTCTGGTGAAACTATTTTATTATATGGACCTAGAAATTCTGGTAAATCAGCATTATTGAGGTCTTTTGTTCATTTGAACGAAGAATTATTTAATAAAGTTGTAGGTGTTGGAGAGATAAGATTTGAGGATAAAGATGTAAGAACAATAGATAAAAAGTTGCTACGTTCTTTGATAATTTATTCAGATACTTCATTTGTTGAAAATCTTAATTTTTTAACTTTACATGAAATATTACAACTTTCAATAGGCTTGAAAATAAATGAAATAACAACTGAACATTTTGATATGCTTGAAAAGTTGAATATTGCACATTATTTTTCTGATTTAGATATGCTAAAAAAGTATGATAATCTTTCAAGTTGGTCAATGGCTGAAAAAATTTCTTTAATTACATTTATTTCTCTTGCAAGGAATCCAAGTGTTTTTATGTTTGATTGTATTTTAGATCATCTTGATGATTTTGTTTTAAAAGATGTTAAAAATCTTTTATTAAAAATAAAGGAAGAAAGAACTTTAATAATTTCTACACGTAACTTTTCATTGTTTTCTGATATATGTGATAAGGTTATCCTTTTAGATAAAGGAAGTATAAAGTTTCATGGTTCAAAAGATAATTTTATGATTAATTTTCCCGAATGA
- a CDS encoding cytochrome c biogenesis CcdA family protein, with translation MNLLQPSIGYITALGGGILSFFSPCVLPLIPIIFAILIPDINKTSIVIKRGIGFFLGLSIFFTILGVISGSIGFLFYSYKWVLNIIAGSITIFFGIVFLLDKQVFKGSKVNLNKFKDSSFISSFFMGFAVSIVWIPCSGPILGGILSMAATNTNIIKAAVLLFVYSLGISIPFLFFSGVISKIVSKVSLGEPKWQRYLKYIGGILLILIGVFILFGLFNKIF, from the coding sequence TTGAACTTATTACAACCATCTATTGGATATATAACTGCACTTGGTGGTGGAATTCTTTCTTTTTTTAGTCCGTGTGTTTTACCATTAATACCAATTATTTTTGCTATTTTGATTCCTGATATTAATAAAACCTCTATTGTAATAAAAAGGGGAATAGGATTTTTTTTGGGGCTTTCGATTTTTTTTACTATACTTGGGGTTATTTCAGGAAGTATAGGCTTTTTGTTTTATTCTTATAAATGGGTTTTAAATATAATAGCTGGAAGTATAACGATATTTTTTGGAATTGTGTTTTTATTGGATAAGCAAGTATTTAAAGGAAGTAAGGTGAATTTAAATAAATTTAAAGACTCATCATTTATATCTTCTTTTTTTATGGGATTTGCTGTATCTATTGTTTGGATTCCGTGTTCTGGACCAATTTTAGGAGGAATTTTAAGTATGGCTGCTACTAATACCAATATTATTAAAGCAGCAGTATTATTGTTTGTTTATTCTCTTGGAATATCAATTCCCTTTTTGTTTTTTAGTGGAGTTATAAGTAAAATAGTTTCAAAGGTGAGTTTGGGAGAACCTAAATGGCAAAGATATTTGAAGTATATTGGTGGCATTTTATTGATTTTAATAGGAGTTTTTATTTTATTTGGATTGTTCAATAAAATTTTTTAA
- a CDS encoding GGDEF domain-containing protein — translation MKREVSVMYNIISSEIQKQINTFFLKYYNSGIKDYYVSILFFVINNSYEETNIEKYIKKTLFFINTNLGTNFKLTNNETEIKIGNSNEFYGYLDTGDFVDYSFLKVFSDIFYLSLKRVNLNKNYKETLNFSQFILDNIENIIIVLDEKKNIINYNLQALTHFGKKLINSKIFDLIGINKNIFNFENQLDKKEFDYFNYDYYYKIRISSYKNKKYIVDIYPQKIFDYLKSNVTTNNNFKFEESDLLINYSNELKKIFDSNVSITVYNFNKKIFFYSTKSSFSSKIKYLIELNENYKVYFEFDSIIKTNSTILKEIENTLNINFKVKRDALTTLYRKEKLFKEVQNVISNKKDALLMIIDINDFKNFNDKNGHIFGDIILKKFSEALISSFRNNDIICRLGGDEFGILMFGQYSGKEIKYINRINKKLKGVIEFSYGCSKINGTKDTLEEYFEEADKNMYLNKKTTKRREFS, via the coding sequence ATGAAAAGAGAAGTTTCTGTAATGTACAATATAATCAGTTCTGAAATACAAAAACAAATTAATACCTTTTTTCTTAAATACTATAATTCTGGTATAAAAGATTATTATGTTTCTATTTTATTTTTTGTCATTAATAATAGTTATGAAGAAACAAATATTGAAAAATATATAAAAAAAACATTATTTTTTATAAATACAAATCTTGGAACAAACTTTAAACTTACTAACAATGAAACTGAAATAAAAATAGGAAATTCAAATGAGTTTTATGGATATTTAGATACTGGAGACTTTGTCGATTATTCTTTTTTAAAAGTTTTTTCTGATATTTTTTACTTATCATTAAAAAGAGTCAATTTAAATAAAAACTACAAAGAAACATTAAACTTTTCTCAATTTATTTTAGACAATATAGAAAATATAATTATAGTTTTAGACGAAAAGAAAAATATAATAAACTACAACTTACAAGCTCTTACTCATTTTGGAAAAAAACTAATAAATTCAAAAATTTTTGATTTAATTGGTATTAATAAAAATATATTCAATTTTGAAAATCAATTAGACAAAAAAGAATTTGATTATTTTAATTATGATTATTATTATAAAATACGTATTTCATCTTATAAAAACAAAAAGTATATAGTGGATATATATCCTCAAAAAATATTTGATTACTTAAAGTCCAATGTAACTACAAATAATAATTTTAAATTTGAAGAATCTGATTTATTAATTAATTATTCAAATGAATTGAAAAAAATATTTGATTCTAATGTAAGTATTACTGTATATAACTTTAATAAAAAGATATTCTTTTACTCTACAAAATCATCTTTTTCATCTAAAATAAAATATTTAATTGAATTAAATGAAAATTATAAAGTTTACTTTGAATTTGATTCCATCATAAAAACAAATTCTACAATATTAAAAGAAATAGAAAATACTTTAAATATAAATTTCAAGGTAAAGAGAGATGCATTGACAACTCTTTATAGAAAAGAAAAATTATTTAAAGAAGTACAAAACGTAATTTCAAATAAAAAAGATGCTTTATTAATGATAATTGATATAAATGATTTTAAAAATTTCAATGATAAAAATGGGCATATTTTTGGCGATATTATTTTAAAAAAATTTTCAGAAGCACTTATTTCAAGTTTTAGAAATAATGACATTATTTGTAGACTTGGAGGAGATGAATTTGGAATTTTAATGTTTGGTCAATACTCTGGAAAAGAAATAAAGTATATAAATAGAATTAATAAAAAGCTAAAAGGAGTTATTGAATTTTCTTATGGATGTTCTAAAATAAATGGAACAAAGGATACATTAGAAGAATACTTTGAAGAAGCTGATAAAAACATGTATTTAAATAAAAAAACCACAAAAAGGAGGGAATTTTCATGA
- a CDS encoding substrate-binding periplasmic protein yields the protein MKKVLFLILGLLIFVSMFSRTVTFAAIDWPPFTGPTLDNYGFHSEISIAAMKKMGYEVKIEFVPWQRALNMVRSGKYDGLFTIYYSDERAQYYAFTDVVSTSNLVFFKKKGKDIPNNYKTFEDLKKYTFGVVRGYKNTDEFDKADYLMKENANNSEENLKKLIFGRIDILVDSKETILDLLNKKYQDFVGTLDIINPPLQTFNVYNAFSKAIPDYKKLVEDFNKGLQMIKKDGTYDKILKKHGMK from the coding sequence ATGAAAAAGGTATTGTTTCTTATTTTAGGATTATTGATTTTTGTTTCAATGTTTTCAAGGACAGTTACTTTTGCAGCTATAGATTGGCCACCTTTTACTGGTCCAACATTGGATAATTATGGATTTCATTCAGAAATTTCAATTGCTGCAATGAAAAAAATGGGATATGAGGTAAAAATAGAGTTTGTTCCATGGCAAAGAGCTTTAAATATGGTTCGTTCTGGAAAATATGATGGATTATTTACAATATACTATTCAGATGAAAGAGCACAGTATTATGCCTTTACAGATGTGGTTTCTACTTCAAACTTAGTTTTTTTTAAGAAAAAGGGAAAAGATATACCAAACAACTATAAAACATTTGAAGACCTAAAAAAATATACGTTTGGTGTTGTAAGAGGTTATAAAAACACTGATGAATTTGATAAAGCAGATTATTTAATGAAAGAAAATGCCAATAATTCTGAAGAAAACTTAAAAAAATTAATTTTTGGAAGAATAGATATTCTTGTTGATTCTAAAGAAACAATATTAGACCTTTTAAATAAAAAATATCAAGATTTTGTTGGAACATTAGATATAATAAATCCACCATTACAGACATTTAATGTATATAATGCATTTTCAAAGGCTATTCCAGACTATAAAAAGTTAGTTGAAGATTTTAATAAAGGACTTCAAATGATTAAAAAAGATGGAACTTATGATAAAATTTTAAAAAAACATGGTATGAAATAA